The following are encoded together in the Bacteroidales bacterium MB20-C3-3 genome:
- a CDS encoding nucleotidyl transferase AbiEii/AbiGii toxin family protein: MIQIEQIRNYFPAQFRENSSFDKHMLKEYLQLMILDYLSSTPNIQKMVFIGGTNLRLVKGIDRFSEDLDFDCKDLSKDEFIEMTNGVIQFLERSGLRVEAKDKESPKLTAFRRNIHFPELLFDLGLSGYKEERFLIKVESQDQGIVYSPVITNIKGCGFFFPFPVPSDGVLCSMKIAAMLARAKGRDFYDLMFLLAQTKPDYDFLSKRCGVHNLHEFKQATSELLKTVDLKKKQKDFEHLLFNKVNSEKILRFEEFVDSLTAGQQKTMIKSHSPTPNMTILS, from the coding sequence ATGATACAGATTGAACAGATAAGAAATTATTTTCCGGCTCAATTCCGTGAAAACTCGAGTTTCGATAAGCACATGCTGAAAGAGTATTTACAATTGATGATTTTGGATTACCTTTCTTCTACTCCAAACATTCAAAAGATGGTTTTTATTGGTGGGACAAACTTGCGTTTGGTAAAAGGAATAGACCGATTCTCCGAAGATTTGGATTTTGATTGCAAAGATTTGTCGAAAGACGAATTTATTGAAATGACAAATGGAGTTATTCAGTTTTTGGAGCGTTCAGGATTGCGGGTAGAGGCAAAGGATAAAGAAAGTCCAAAACTAACGGCTTTCCGGCGTAATATTCATTTTCCCGAATTGTTGTTTGATTTGGGATTGAGCGGATACAAGGAGGAACGGTTTTTGATAAAGGTTGAAAGCCAAGACCAGGGAATTGTTTACTCTCCGGTTATTACGAATATCAAAGGTTGCGGATTTTTTTTCCCGTTTCCTGTTCCTTCTGATGGCGTATTATGCAGTATGAAAATTGCAGCTATGTTAGCCCGCGCCAAAGGACGGGACTTTTACGACTTGATGTTTCTATTGGCGCAAACAAAACCTGATTATGATTTCCTTTCAAAGCGTTGTGGAGTGCATAATTTGCATGAGTTCAAACAGGCGACATCAGAATTGCTGAAAACAGTTGATTTAAAGAAGAAGCAAAAGGACTTTGAACATTTGCTTTTCAATAAGGTGAATAGCGAGAAGATTTTAAGGTTTGAAGAATTTGTAGATTCACTTACAGCAGGGCAACAAAAAACAATGATCAAAAGCCATTCTCCTACTCCCAATATGACAATACTCTCTTGA
- a CDS encoding SpoIID/LytB domain-containing protein produces the protein MREPKVSVGIMFEPRIDFLFTGSYLSGGRTYSGLQRVTEKDGKVEWNGNLYDELLFEPADEIRNSFELRGVTIGINFHWERKENQSFRGSVMFIVENSKVTAINILGVEEYLTSVISSEMSATASLELLKAHAVISRSWLLAQIDKNEEITASGSEYSTMKENEDELIRWYDREDHTRFDICADDHCQRYQGITRASTAIVRAAIEQTRGELLMYNRRICDARYSKSCGGVFEEFHNCWEEKDMPYLVKQRDSKTETAIPDLTIEENAREWILSSPESFCNTTDKKVLSQVLNNYDQETVHFYRWEVKYSASQLSDLIRRRSGTDYGDILDLIPVERGTSGRLVKLKIVGSKKSRTIGKELEIRRILSESHLYSSAFVVEKSGGSPDKPEEFILKGAGWGHGVGLCQIGAAVMGEKGFKYNEILTHYFPGASVEKRYQ, from the coding sequence ATGAGAGAACCAAAAGTGAGCGTAGGCATAATGTTTGAGCCGCGCATAGATTTCCTCTTTACAGGCAGCTACCTGTCAGGAGGCAGAACATATTCGGGTCTTCAAAGAGTGACCGAGAAAGATGGCAAGGTTGAGTGGAACGGGAATCTTTATGACGAACTTCTTTTTGAGCCTGCTGATGAGATTAGGAACTCTTTTGAACTTAGAGGGGTGACCATAGGAATTAATTTTCACTGGGAGCGTAAAGAGAATCAGTCATTCAGGGGCTCAGTAATGTTTATTGTAGAAAACTCCAAAGTTACTGCAATAAATATACTTGGGGTTGAGGAGTATCTGACATCAGTAATATCTTCTGAAATGAGCGCAACGGCCTCTCTGGAGCTACTTAAGGCTCATGCTGTAATATCACGCTCATGGTTGCTTGCTCAGATTGATAAGAATGAGGAGATTACTGCCTCCGGATCTGAATACAGCACAATGAAAGAGAATGAAGATGAGCTTATCAGATGGTACGACAGAGAGGATCATACAAGATTTGATATTTGTGCTGATGACCACTGTCAGAGATACCAGGGAATTACAAGAGCATCTACAGCAATTGTAAGGGCTGCAATTGAACAGACAAGAGGAGAGCTTCTTATGTATAACAGAAGGATATGTGATGCAAGATACTCAAAGAGTTGTGGTGGTGTATTTGAGGAGTTCCACAATTGCTGGGAGGAGAAGGATATGCCATATCTTGTAAAACAGCGAGACAGTAAAACAGAAACTGCCATTCCCGATTTAACCATTGAGGAGAATGCAAGGGAGTGGATACTTTCATCGCCTGAATCTTTCTGTAATACAACAGACAAAAAAGTATTGTCTCAGGTACTCAATAACTATGATCAGGAGACTGTACATTTTTACAGATGGGAGGTTAAATACTCTGCTTCTCAGCTGTCAGATCTAATACGGAGAAGGTCAGGCACAGACTATGGAGATATTCTGGATCTGATACCCGTTGAACGAGGAACCTCCGGAAGGCTGGTGAAATTGAAGATTGTAGGTTCCAAAAAGAGCCGTACAATAGGAAAAGAGCTTGAAATCAGGAGAATCCTTTCAGAGTCACATCTATACAGCTCTGCTTTTGTTGTGGAGAAATCAGGAGGCTCACCGGATAAACCTGAGGAGTTCATCCTTAAGGGAGCAGGCTGGGGACATGGTGTGGGATTGTGCCAGATAGGAGCTGCTGTTATGGGTGAGAAGGGATTTAAATACAATGAGATTCTAACACACTACTTCCCCGGAGCATCAGTTGAAAAGAGATACCAATAA
- a CDS encoding glycosyltransferase, giving the protein MVKRVTCFVPYQNKAQVIETIKGLQEVNAAGKIFLLATDASAEKIEGCEILIIDSLKSTETVKKIAFNSDSEYTLIYQKESSLVLGMFAMERMLKIADDTQAAMVYADHWQIIDGKRNANPVITYQDGSLRDDFNFGSVLVYRTSLLKEAASRMDVNYKFAALYDLRLKVSQKGKLEHINEYLYTEAENDTRKSGEKIFDYVDPKNRAVQIEMEQACTQHLKDVGAYLKPEFKQIEFNEGTFEYEASVIIPVFNRIKTVRDAIASVLKQKTNFKFNLIIIDNHSTDGTYEAIEVFASDERLIHLIPERRDLGIGGCWNAGVHHPKCGKFAVQLDSDDIYSDENTLQKVVDSFYEQNCAMVVGTYMMTNFNMEMIAPGIIDHKEWTPDNGRNNALRINGLGAPRAFYTPVLRSVNVPNTSYGEDYALGLNISREYQIGRIYDVLYHCRRWDGNSDAALDIVKMNAHNTYKDRIRTWELKARIELNNKR; this is encoded by the coding sequence ATGGTAAAAAGAGTAACATGCTTTGTTCCATATCAGAACAAGGCTCAGGTGATTGAAACAATCAAAGGTCTTCAGGAGGTAAATGCTGCAGGCAAGATTTTTTTGCTTGCAACAGATGCATCGGCAGAGAAAATTGAAGGATGCGAAATTCTGATAATTGACTCACTTAAATCTACAGAAACAGTAAAAAAGATAGCCTTTAATTCGGACTCTGAATATACACTTATATACCAGAAAGAGTCATCCCTTGTGCTGGGTATGTTTGCAATGGAGAGGATGCTTAAGATAGCTGATGACACTCAGGCAGCAATGGTATATGCAGACCACTGGCAGATCATTGACGGAAAGAGAAATGCTAATCCTGTTATTACATACCAGGACGGTAGTCTCAGGGATGATTTTAACTTTGGGTCAGTGCTGGTTTACAGGACATCTCTTTTAAAAGAGGCTGCATCAAGGATGGATGTGAATTACAAATTTGCAGCTCTATATGACCTGAGACTGAAAGTCTCTCAAAAGGGCAAGCTTGAGCATATTAATGAGTATCTCTATACTGAGGCTGAGAATGATACAAGGAAATCCGGGGAGAAAATTTTTGACTATGTTGATCCAAAAAACAGAGCAGTACAGATTGAAATGGAGCAGGCTTGTACTCAGCATCTGAAAGATGTTGGAGCGTACCTGAAACCTGAATTCAAACAGATTGAATTCAATGAAGGTACTTTTGAGTATGAAGCATCTGTTATTATACCTGTATTTAACAGGATAAAAACAGTCAGAGATGCAATTGCGTCTGTTCTTAAACAGAAGACAAACTTTAAGTTTAACCTGATAATTATTGACAACCACTCAACAGACGGAACTTATGAGGCAATCGAAGTATTTGCATCAGATGAGCGTCTTATCCACCTGATACCTGAGAGAAGAGATTTAGGTATTGGAGGTTGCTGGAATGCAGGAGTTCACCATCCTAAATGTGGTAAGTTTGCAGTTCAGCTTGACAGTGATGACATCTATTCAGATGAGAACACTCTCCAGAAGGTTGTCGATTCATTCTATGAGCAAAATTGTGCAATGGTGGTTGGTACATACATGATGACCAACTTTAACATGGAGATGATTGCTCCGGGAATAATTGACCACAAAGAGTGGACTCCGGATAACGGAAGGAACAACGCTCTCAGAATAAATGGTCTTGGTGCTCCAAGAGCATTCTACACACCTGTTCTGAGATCTGTTAATGTCCCTAACACAAGCTATGGGGAGGATTATGCACTTGGTCTAAACATCTCAAGGGAGTATCAGATTGGAAGAATTTATGATGTACTTTATCACTGCCGCAGGTGGGATGGAAACTCAGATGCAGCTCTTGATATTGTTAAGATGAATGCCCATAATACATATAAAGACAGGATCCGTACCTGGGAACTCAAGGCCAGAATTGAACTTAACAATAAGAGATAA
- the nadC gene encoding carboxylating nicotinate-nucleotide diphosphorylase, translating into MRNEYLIDKIITLAIEEDVEKGDVTTNSLVPESTLAVAEMTAKADGVISGIDIARMVFERFDKNIRWSPSTTEGGRVKKGDAIVRVEGSYRALLTGERTALNILQRMSGIATATSNYVKELEGSATQLLDTRKTAPGMRILDKIAVRAGGGTNHRMGLYDLALIKDNHIKVAGGITEAVKEVRAYAPGIKVEVEVTTLEETKEAVTAGADIIMLDNMSNEMMEAAVKLIDGRAKTEASGNMTIGRLKGVAATGVDYISVGALTHSVTALDISMNIVPHK; encoded by the coding sequence ATGAGAAACGAATATCTTATTGACAAAATTATCACCCTTGCCATTGAGGAGGATGTTGAAAAGGGAGATGTAACCACCAATTCACTTGTTCCTGAGTCAACACTTGCTGTTGCAGAAATGACCGCAAAAGCAGATGGAGTAATATCAGGTATTGATATTGCCAGAATGGTTTTTGAGAGATTTGACAAAAATATAAGGTGGTCGCCCTCCACAACTGAGGGTGGCCGAGTAAAAAAAGGAGATGCTATTGTGCGTGTTGAGGGGAGCTACAGGGCACTTCTTACAGGTGAGAGAACAGCTCTTAATATTCTTCAGAGAATGTCCGGAATTGCAACTGCCACTTCAAATTATGTAAAGGAGCTTGAAGGGAGTGCAACACAATTGCTGGATACCCGCAAGACCGCACCCGGAATGAGGATACTTGACAAAATAGCTGTCAGGGCAGGCGGTGGGACAAACCACAGAATGGGGCTCTATGACCTGGCACTTATAAAGGATAATCATATAAAGGTGGCAGGCGGAATTACAGAAGCTGTAAAAGAGGTGAGGGCCTATGCTCCGGGAATAAAAGTAGAGGTAGAGGTGACAACCCTTGAAGAGACAAAAGAGGCAGTAACTGCAGGGGCAGATATTATTATGCTCGACAACATGAGCAATGAAATGATGGAAGCTGCAGTAAAACTTATAGACGGGAGAGCCAAAACAGAGGCATCAGGTAACATGACAATAGGAAGGCTCAAAGGAGTTGCCGCAACAGGCGTTGATTACATAAGTGTGGGTGCTCTTACCCACTCCGTGACAGCGCTGGATATAAGTATGAACATTGTTCCACACAAATAA
- a CDS encoding carboxypeptidase-like regulatory domain-containing protein, giving the protein MRRGLHVSVLLIFVSVALYSQGVISGVVTSSDDSKPIPNAHILLLNPADKSIIAYTFSDENGLFNLDSGVNKENAEFIVEVSFIGFQKYSALYKAIPPDKLRIILRSEPFEIRSAVIEAPNVSMRGDTLNYMTSGFVKEQDRNIGEVLKRIPGVVVDVSGQIKYNDKPINAFYIDGKNMLEGQYGIATNNIRPDLVTMIQVFENHQPVRALKEHQYSENAAINLTIHPDARARFVGTADIGAGVYPAMWNFRSSLFRFSKTSQTMTILKSNKAGIDIATDLRLHSMGPDSQLQQPDLSAQNILNMAESSSAPVKSDRTLFNTSHLASVNLLIPLEKDVQATLRVGYLNDKKTADNLQTTRFIIDGENDIVLTERGSSSRHENVPGMDFTITSNKEKIYVQNRLYGRVSLSDVSGKLTGINSINQDLSQNQFDFAEIFNLIKPLKNSVLRFNSRTQYRSLPEELNIVSDSIRQTVGLTQIKSNNIISTQIKLGWFRPEITAGYNVSSQHLKSELSDVRKNVILSGENDMKLYSSELFITPTFRYDRDKFRLVIRSPLKMLGYNLKNVRGASDTSSLFFRISPAVTATFIPSGNWEGNLSYSFGQTTQGEVQSMNPSFIMNNYRTLSEGYAGIIESKSHSSAVRIIYRNALKLFSAGFYVSYIHRSGGTKSAVQYTDIFSIRQLLPDNDNFNKMLSFRGNISKVFFDSPLNLGLSISHSVSSGNYVQQSKNVEISSRTWVAEPAVSYSFGSAVNTEFNLKIVRTNRVDNQGSQSSLFSSGASLLNFIRLSGKMDMILNIEHYLNKSSGQTLHSNFFADIKVNYRAGKSNFELSLRNIFNNNQFTHSVFSELTRIEKVYTLRPRSLMVTYSFGF; this is encoded by the coding sequence ATGAGAAGAGGACTCCATGTATCTGTACTCTTAATATTTGTTTCGGTTGCGCTCTATTCGCAAGGAGTAATATCAGGTGTCGTAACTTCATCTGATGATTCAAAACCTATACCTAATGCCCATATTCTTCTGTTAAATCCTGCGGATAAATCAATAATTGCATACACTTTCAGCGATGAAAACGGGTTGTTTAATCTTGATTCAGGTGTAAACAAAGAGAATGCAGAATTTATAGTCGAGGTCTCTTTTATTGGATTTCAAAAGTATTCGGCCTTATATAAAGCTATTCCACCGGACAAACTAAGGATTATTCTCAGGAGCGAGCCATTTGAAATAAGAAGCGCTGTAATTGAAGCACCAAACGTTTCAATGAGAGGAGATACTTTAAACTATATGACTTCCGGATTTGTAAAAGAGCAGGACAGGAATATCGGAGAGGTGCTAAAGAGGATTCCTGGTGTAGTTGTAGATGTTTCAGGCCAGATTAAATACAACGACAAACCAATAAATGCTTTTTACATAGATGGCAAAAATATGCTTGAAGGTCAGTATGGTATTGCTACTAACAACATTCGGCCGGATTTGGTTACAATGATACAGGTTTTCGAAAATCATCAGCCGGTAAGAGCACTTAAAGAGCACCAATATTCAGAAAACGCTGCTATTAATCTGACGATTCATCCTGATGCCAGGGCCAGATTTGTTGGAACTGCAGATATTGGTGCGGGAGTCTATCCTGCAATGTGGAATTTCAGGAGCTCCCTGTTCAGATTTTCAAAAACAAGCCAGACAATGACAATCCTCAAAAGTAACAAAGCGGGGATTGATATTGCAACTGATTTGAGACTTCATTCAATGGGGCCTGACTCTCAGCTCCAGCAACCGGATCTTTCTGCTCAAAACATCCTTAATATGGCCGAATCATCGTCTGCTCCGGTTAAGTCAGACAGAACTCTTTTTAACACATCTCATCTTGCTTCAGTAAACCTGCTGATACCATTGGAAAAAGATGTTCAGGCCACATTGAGAGTTGGATATTTAAATGACAAGAAAACAGCAGATAATCTGCAAACAACCAGATTCATTATTGATGGTGAGAATGATATTGTACTTACTGAAAGAGGAAGCAGTTCCAGACATGAGAATGTTCCCGGTATGGATTTTACTATAACCTCAAATAAGGAAAAGATTTATGTTCAGAATCGGCTTTATGGAAGAGTCTCTTTATCTGATGTCTCCGGAAAGCTGACAGGTATCAATAGTATTAATCAGGACTTGTCTCAGAACCAGTTTGATTTTGCAGAAATTTTCAATTTGATAAAGCCACTTAAGAATAGTGTGCTTAGATTTAATTCCAGAACTCAATACCGCTCTTTGCCGGAGGAGCTTAACATTGTGTCAGACAGTATCAGGCAAACTGTAGGCCTTACTCAGATAAAATCGAATAATATTATATCCACTCAAATTAAGCTCGGATGGTTTCGTCCTGAAATAACGGCGGGCTATAATGTTTCCAGCCAGCACCTCAAGTCAGAATTATCTGATGTCAGAAAGAATGTGATTTTATCAGGAGAAAACGATATGAAGCTTTATAGCTCTGAATTGTTTATTACTCCAACATTCCGTTATGACAGAGATAAGTTTCGGTTAGTGATTCGTTCTCCTCTTAAAATGCTTGGATACAACTTAAAAAATGTTCGGGGGGCATCAGATACCTCTTCACTTTTTTTCCGGATTTCTCCGGCAGTGACGGCAACATTTATTCCTTCGGGTAACTGGGAGGGTAATTTATCATATAGCTTCGGCCAGACTACACAGGGAGAGGTTCAAAGCATGAATCCCTCATTTATTATGAATAATTACCGGACACTTTCAGAAGGATATGCAGGTATAATTGAATCAAAAAGTCACTCCTCGGCAGTTAGAATTATTTACAGAAATGCTCTCAAACTGTTTAGTGCAGGATTTTATGTAAGCTACATACACAGAAGCGGCGGAACAAAGAGTGCAGTTCAGTATACGGACATTTTCAGCATCAGGCAATTACTTCCCGATAATGACAATTTTAACAAAATGCTCTCATTCAGAGGGAATATCTCAAAGGTATTTTTCGATTCACCGTTGAATTTGGGGTTGAGTATTTCTCATTCTGTCAGTTCAGGCAATTATGTACAACAGTCAAAAAATGTCGAGATTTCTTCAAGAACCTGGGTGGCTGAGCCTGCGGTAAGCTATAGTTTTGGCAGTGCAGTCAATACAGAGTTTAATTTAAAAATAGTCCGGACTAACAGAGTCGATAATCAGGGATCTCAATCATCACTATTTAGTTCAGGAGCCTCTCTTTTGAATTTTATAAGACTTTCCGGAAAGATGGATATGATACTGAATATTGAGCACTATTTGAATAAATCCTCCGGCCAAACATTACACAGTAACTTTTTTGCAGACATAAAAGTTAACTACCGGGCAGGAAAAAGCAATTTCGAATTAAGCCTCAGAAACATTTTTAACAACAATCAATTTACCCATTCGGTTTTTTCTGAACTTACCAGAATCGAAAAAGTCTATACCTTAAGGCCTCGCAGCCTGATGGTTACTTATAGTTTTGGTTTTTGA
- a CDS encoding DUF4922 domain-containing protein yields the protein MPYIKATEELFKEQLASWEQAGNNYKALEGVIAKEVLVDGFPFKVQFNPARIVSSAAKVDTKSIQERKCFLCAANRPQVQKGVEYFYNNDKDNPYTILVNPFPIFPRHLTIPLVSHTDQLIYGRLGAMLDLAEKLEGYTLFYNGPKCGASAPDHFHFQAGNRGFLPMEERLETLGRVLLYKTESSSLCMATKALNGLFIIDSSNKGDAEVIFNNIYSSLEMKEGEPEPMMNILCWYSDKRWIVAIFARSKHRPSHYFAEGEQNILISPASVDLGGVFITPLEKDYNKMTSVEIREILSEVCISFDETAALAKIITNKLQR from the coding sequence ATGCCATATATAAAAGCTACTGAAGAGTTATTCAAAGAGCAGCTTGCCTCCTGGGAGCAGGCCGGAAATAACTATAAAGCTCTGGAGGGGGTAATTGCAAAAGAGGTTCTTGTTGACGGTTTCCCTTTTAAAGTGCAGTTCAATCCTGCAAGGATAGTTTCATCTGCTGCAAAGGTTGATACAAAATCAATCCAGGAGCGCAAATGTTTTCTTTGTGCAGCAAACAGACCACAGGTACAGAAGGGTGTTGAGTATTTCTATAATAATGATAAAGATAACCCTTACACAATTCTTGTAAATCCTTTCCCGATTTTCCCCAGACACCTTACCATTCCGCTTGTTTCACACACTGATCAGTTGATATACGGCAGATTGGGTGCTATGCTTGATCTGGCTGAAAAACTGGAGGGGTATACTCTTTTTTATAATGGCCCTAAATGTGGCGCCTCTGCACCTGACCACTTTCATTTCCAGGCGGGTAACAGAGGGTTTCTGCCCATGGAGGAGAGATTGGAGACATTGGGCAGGGTATTACTATATAAAACCGAATCATCCTCTCTCTGTATGGCCACCAAGGCCCTTAATGGTCTCTTCATTATCGACTCTTCCAATAAAGGTGATGCTGAAGTTATTTTTAATAACATCTACTCATCTTTGGAAATGAAAGAGGGGGAGCCTGAGCCAATGATGAACATCTTATGCTGGTACAGTGATAAAAGATGGATTGTCGCCATTTTTGCAAGAAGTAAACATCGGCCTTCGCACTATTTTGCAGAGGGTGAACAAAATATACTCATTAGCCCTGCATCTGTGGATCTGGGTGGTGTGTTTATTACTCCGCTGGAGAAGGACTATAATAAGATGACTTCAGTGGAGATAAGGGAGATACTTTCAGAGGTTTGTATATCTTTTGATGAGACTGCAGCCCTGGCTAAAATAATCACAAATAAACTCCAGAGATGA
- the nadA gene encoding quinolinate synthase NadA, whose protein sequence is MTTESIVKEIERLKKEKNAVILAHYYSRPEIQDISDFLGDSLALSQEAARTDADIILFCGVNFMAETASIISPGKKVIVPDNRAGCSLAESITGEDIEEWRGENPDGVVVSYVNTTADVKAHTDICCTSANALKVVNSIPPDKKILFVPDKNLGAYINLKTGRNMELWEGDCCVHERFRSEDITDMAKRYPDADILIHPESHCSGDPAILAMEQTFFYSTAGMLKHISASEKKQFVIMTEREIIHQMQKMHPDREYISAGPRALCGQMKRNTIEKVLLALQNEAPEIKVEQNLRERAWRSIQRMLEI, encoded by the coding sequence ATGACAACCGAGAGCATAGTGAAAGAGATTGAGAGGCTTAAAAAAGAGAAAAACGCAGTTATACTGGCACACTATTACAGCAGGCCTGAGATTCAGGACATAAGTGATTTTCTTGGAGACTCTCTTGCTCTCTCACAAGAGGCGGCAAGGACAGATGCAGATATAATTCTTTTTTGCGGCGTGAATTTCATGGCAGAGACAGCCTCAATAATATCACCGGGTAAAAAGGTGATTGTTCCTGATAACAGGGCAGGCTGCTCGCTTGCCGAAAGCATTACCGGGGAGGATATTGAGGAGTGGAGAGGCGAAAACCCGGATGGTGTGGTGGTCTCCTATGTAAACACAACTGCAGATGTTAAGGCCCATACCGATATTTGCTGCACATCGGCAAATGCACTCAAAGTTGTAAACAGTATCCCCCCTGACAAAAAGATACTGTTTGTCCCTGACAAAAACCTTGGAGCATATATAAATCTTAAAACCGGGCGCAATATGGAGCTTTGGGAGGGAGACTGCTGTGTACATGAAAGGTTCAGATCTGAAGATATAACAGATATGGCAAAAAGGTATCCTGATGCCGATATACTAATTCATCCGGAGAGCCACTGCTCCGGAGATCCGGCCATCCTGGCAATGGAGCAAACCTTCTTCTATTCAACGGCAGGGATGCTTAAGCATATATCGGCCTCAGAGAAAAAACAATTTGTCATTATGACCGAGAGAGAGATAATCCACCAAATGCAGAAAATGCATCCCGACAGGGAGTATATCTCAGCCGGCCCCCGTGCACTCTGCGGACAGATGAAACGCAACACCATTGAAAAAGTACTGCTGGCCCTGCAAAATGAGGCACCTGAAATTAAAGTTGAGCAAAATCTGAGGGAGAGAGCATGGAGATCAATTCAGAGAATGCTGGAAATTTAG
- the nadB gene encoding L-aspartate oxidase, giving the protein MNRYNYIIVGSGLAGLYSSYRASRYGNVALITKSGIRESNSYFAQGGIAAVTDEEDATEYHFDDTIIAGRGLSDYNAVDILVNEGPDRIKELIDEGMEFDMQNGELALGLEGGHHKRRILHAGGDITGKRITDFMIEKVSSNPNISIFENLAAIELLVSEDICCGVRTWDLNSGKERIFTGDYTILATGGASAIYTHTTNPSTSVGDGIAIACRAGCQIADMEFIQFHPTSVYTESEKTYLISEAVRGEGAYLVNIKGERFMTAIHENGELAPRDIVARSIYKEIQNQNEPFVYLTLNHLDPEIIKKRFPNIFAKLSTLGINMCERIPVAPAAHYMVGGIKTDTDGESSLKNLFVCGELASTGVMGANRLASNSLLECLVFGYRAVERSRNAVPSTIKSGEENFTPLFRIDYSRKGEFAELSKRVARILTTNAGIVRNEELLHNGLFRLEAERIMYVREDNEIFDLVGENLIIVAELIIKSALMRRESRGGHYREDFPKENENFIHHIIQQRGREIFTTPVDTGNHNKL; this is encoded by the coding sequence ATGAACAGATACAACTATATAATTGTAGGCAGCGGACTTGCTGGTCTCTACTCCTCGTACAGGGCTTCCCGATATGGAAATGTGGCTCTGATAACCAAATCGGGGATAAGAGAGAGCAACTCCTACTTTGCTCAGGGAGGAATAGCAGCAGTTACAGACGAGGAGGATGCAACCGAATATCATTTTGACGACACTATAATTGCAGGAAGAGGTTTAAGCGACTATAATGCTGTTGACATACTTGTAAATGAGGGTCCTGACAGGATAAAAGAGTTGATTGATGAGGGGATGGAGTTTGATATGCAAAACGGAGAGCTTGCACTTGGTCTTGAGGGGGGGCATCACAAAAGGAGAATCCTGCACGCCGGAGGTGATATAACAGGAAAAAGGATCACAGATTTTATGATTGAGAAGGTCTCTTCAAATCCAAATATATCCATTTTTGAAAACCTTGCAGCGATTGAGTTATTAGTATCTGAGGATATTTGCTGCGGAGTAAGGACATGGGACCTGAACAGCGGAAAGGAGAGAATTTTCACAGGCGATTATACCATCCTTGCAACAGGCGGAGCATCGGCAATCTATACACACACTACAAACCCCTCTACTTCAGTGGGAGATGGAATAGCAATCGCCTGCAGGGCGGGATGTCAAATTGCCGATATGGAGTTTATCCAGTTTCACCCCACATCTGTTTATACCGAAAGTGAAAAAACTTACCTGATAAGCGAGGCTGTCAGAGGAGAGGGCGCTTATCTTGTCAATATAAAAGGTGAGAGATTTATGACTGCCATCCACGAAAACGGAGAGCTGGCACCCAGAGACATTGTGGCAAGATCCATTTACAAAGAGATTCAAAATCAGAATGAGCCATTTGTCTACTTAACACTAAATCATTTAGATCCGGAGATAATTAAAAAGAGGTTCCCGAATATCTTCGCAAAACTCTCTACTCTGGGAATTAATATGTGCGAAAGAATTCCCGTAGCACCCGCAGCCCACTATATGGTTGGAGGAATTAAGACAGACACAGATGGTGAGAGTTCTCTGAAAAACCTTTTTGTGTGCGGGGAGCTTGCCTCAACCGGTGTTATGGGAGCAAACAGACTAGCCTCAAACTCACTACTTGAGTGTCTTGTTTTTGGATACAGAGCTGTTGAACGGAGCAGAAATGCAGTCCCCTCTACCATAAAAAGCGGTGAGGAAAATTTTACACCTCTCTTTCGAATAGATTATTCAAGAAAGGGCGAGTTTGCAGAGCTAAGCAAAAGAGTGGCGCGGATTCTTACAACAAATGCCGGGATAGTTCGCAATGAGGAGCTGCTCCATAATGGTCTATTCAGGCTGGAGGCTGAAAGAATTATGTATGTAAGAGAGGATAATGAAATCTTTGATCTGGTGGGTGAAAATCTGATAATTGTAGCAGAACTTATAATCAAATCGGCACTGATGAGAAGGGAGAGCAGAGGCGGTCACTACAGGGAGGATTTTCCAAAAGAGAATGAAAACTTTATTCACCATATTATTCAACAGAGAGGGAGAGAGATCTTCACAACACCTGTTGATACCGGTAATCATAATAAACTATGA